One segment of Synchiropus splendidus isolate RoL2022-P1 chromosome 4, RoL_Sspl_1.0, whole genome shotgun sequence DNA contains the following:
- the snrpf gene encoding small nuclear ribonucleoprotein F has protein sequence MSLPLNPKPFLNGLTGKPVMVKLKWGMEYKGYLVSVDGYMNMQLANTEEYVDGALSGHLGELLIRCNNVLYIRGVEEEEEDGEMRE, from the exons ATG AGTTTACCACTGAATCCAAAGCCTTTCCTGAACGGCCTGACAGGCAAACCAGTGATGGTGAAGCTGAAGTGGGGTATGGAGTACAAGGGTTACCTGGTGTCTGTGGACGGATACATGAATATGCAG TTGGCAAACACAGAGGAGTATGTGGATGGTGCATTGTCAGGTCACCTTGGTGAGCTGCTAATCAG GTGTAATAACGTTTTGTACATCAGAGgggtagaagaagaagaggaagacggagAAATGAGGGAGTGA
- the amdhd1 gene encoding probable imidazolonepropionase has product MITGEFWNKCNSWSSRMSSSYKLLVKNAKQVVLVCNNAEKYLTKSGMQNLCVIENGSVVIDRNGLIRAVGPSDAISGQYPDASFDQVIDATGMCVLPGLVDAHTHPVWAGDRVHEFAMKLAGATYMEVHQAGGGIHFTVEHTRAAAVSQLMSSLSSRLARMLRAGSTLVECKSGYGLELETELKMLEVIDKARELLPINISSTYCGAHAVPKGKTVAEATADILQVQLPKLREKITAGTLCVDNIDVFCEHGVFDISSTRQILQSGKDMGLHINFHGDELHPMNSAQLGAELGALAISHLEEVTDEGITAMAKSKTAAVLLPTTAYILRLPQPRARDMLEAGVIVALGSDFNPNAYCCSMPIVMHLACVNMKMSMSEALAAATINAAYALGRSHTHGSLEVDKHGDLLVINATRWEHLIYQLGGHQELIRYVIIKGNIVHQNDTVLSL; this is encoded by the exons ATGATCACAGGAGAGTTTTGGAACAAGTGCAACTCCTGGTCATCAAGAATGTCCAGCTCTTACAAGCTTCTCgtcaaaaatgcaaaacaggTGGTTCTGGTCTGCAATAATGCAGAGAAATACCTGACTAAAAGTGGGATGCAGAATCTGTGCGTCATTGAAAATGGCAGCGTCGTGATTGACAG AAACGGGTTGATAAGAGCGGTGGGACCCTCAGACGCTATTTCCGGTCAGTATCCAGACGCGTCTTTCGACCAAGTGATTGACGCTACAGGGATGTGTGTCCTGCCAG GTTTAGTTGATGCACACACTCATCCGGTTTGGGCTGGTGACAGAGTGCACGAGTTTGCAATGAAG TTGGCAGGTGCCACTTACATGGAAGTGCACCAGGCTGGTGGAGGGATCCACTTCACGGTGGAACACACTCGAGCTGCAGCGGTGTCCCAGCTGATGTCCTCTCTGAGCAGCAGGTTAGCTCGAATGCTGCGGGCTGGAAGCACCCTGGTGGAGTGTAAGAGCGGCTACGGTCTGGAGCTGGAGACGGAGCTGAAGATGCTGGAGGTGATCGACAAGGCCAGGGAACTCTTACCCATCAACATCTCCTCCACCTACTGTGGTGCACACGCCGTGCCCAA AGGGAAGACTGTTGCCGAGGCCACGGCGGACATCCTGCAGGTCCAGCTGCCAAAGCTTCGGGAGAAGATCACAGCTGGAACTCTGTGTGTGGATAACATTGACGTCTTCTGTGAGCATGGGGTTTTCGACATCAGCTCCACCCGCCAGATTCTGCAATCTGGGAAAGATATGGGCCTCCACATCAACTTCCACGGAGACGAGCTGCACCCCATGAACTCTGCTCAG TTGGGAGCTGAGCTTGGAGCTTTAGCCATCAGTCACTTGGAGGAAGTCACAGATGAAGGAATTACTGCGATGGCAAAATCTAAAACTGCAGCGGTTCTTCTGCCAACAACTGCTTACATTCTGCG gctCCCGCAGCCTCGAGCCAGAGACATGTTAGAGGCTGGAGTCATCGTGGCCCTCGGCAGTGACTTCAACCCAAATGCGTATTGCTGTTCCATG CCAATTGTCATGCACCTGGCCTGtgtcaacatgaaaatgtcCATGTCTGAGGCTCTGGCTGCAGCCACCATCAACGCTGCCTACGCCCTCGGACGCTCCCACACCCATGGTTCCCTGGAGGTCGACAAACACGGCGACCTGCTGGTCATTAACGCCACACG